One Gemmatimonadaceae bacterium DNA window includes the following coding sequences:
- a CDS encoding serine hydrolase domain-containing protein has protein sequence MRFRQIVSLLTTVCAAGVAAAQNPSAIDHHLRYGVRIADQPDIGLDILDRMKSYHVPGVSIAVIDNYRVVFAKGYGVAEFGGHKPVDTTTLFLAGSISKPVFTSGFLRLVEQRKIPLDADVNTLLKSWHLPESRFTEHEKVTLRRLLTHSAGLTVWGFPGYALGTPVPTVPQLLDGAPPANTPAVRNDTTPGARWLYSGGGMTIAQLVSTDVSGDAFPALMRKLVLQPAGMSRSTYENPLPTNRRGEAASGHEQLDTPIPGGFHVYPEMAAAGLWTTASDLARWAIALSRSYRGENGGVLSTTMAKQMVSKQVHQRPPFGNGYWGLGISVAGEADSLTFSHGGRDEGFVADMFMRPNTGRGFVIMMNGVAGGLMAEIERAFAEEYGFGAPPRVTRAVVAASPAKLGEYVGHYVGVAGNDTTRLEISVTADGTMLAFYNQASKRSAPLAPLGDDKFVGLEGNGAWEFERAERSGAVKSLATGNGPNRRVLQRQPSPPA, from the coding sequence ATGCGATTCCGCCAGATCGTTTCCCTCCTGACCACCGTCTGCGCCGCTGGCGTCGCGGCCGCGCAGAATCCATCGGCGATCGATCACCACCTTCGCTACGGCGTTCGCATCGCCGACCAGCCCGACATCGGACTCGACATTCTCGATCGGATGAAGTCCTATCACGTTCCCGGCGTGAGCATCGCGGTGATCGACAACTACCGGGTCGTGTTCGCGAAAGGTTACGGCGTGGCGGAGTTCGGAGGACACAAACCCGTCGACACGACGACCCTCTTCCTCGCGGGGTCGATCAGCAAGCCGGTGTTCACGAGCGGATTCCTGCGGCTCGTCGAGCAGCGCAAGATCCCGCTCGACGCCGACGTGAACACGCTGCTCAAGTCCTGGCACCTGCCTGAAAGCCGTTTCACCGAACACGAAAAGGTGACGCTCCGCAGGCTACTGACGCATTCGGCGGGGCTCACCGTGTGGGGATTCCCGGGGTACGCGCTCGGAACGCCGGTGCCCACCGTGCCGCAGTTGCTCGACGGCGCGCCACCCGCCAACACGCCGGCGGTACGCAACGACACGACCCCCGGTGCGCGCTGGCTCTATTCCGGCGGCGGCATGACGATCGCCCAACTCGTCAGCACCGACGTGAGCGGCGACGCGTTTCCCGCGCTCATGCGCAAGTTGGTTCTCCAGCCGGCCGGGATGTCGCGCAGCACGTACGAGAATCCTCTTCCAACGAATCGTCGGGGCGAGGCCGCGAGCGGCCACGAGCAGCTCGACACTCCGATCCCCGGCGGCTTTCACGTGTATCCGGAGATGGCCGCGGCGGGCCTATGGACGACCGCATCCGATCTCGCGCGATGGGCGATCGCGCTCTCGCGATCGTACCGCGGCGAGAATGGCGGAGTTCTCTCGACGACGATGGCGAAGCAGATGGTCTCGAAGCAGGTGCACCAGCGACCGCCGTTCGGTAACGGATACTGGGGCCTGGGCATTTCAGTCGCCGGCGAGGCCGATTCGTTGACGTTTTCGCACGGCGGCCGGGACGAGGGATTCGTCGCCGACATGTTCATGCGGCCGAACACCGGGCGCGGATTCGTGATCATGATGAACGGCGTCGCTGGCGGGTTGATGGCGGAGATCGAGCGCGCCTTCGCCGAAGAGTACGGATTCGGCGCGCCACCGCGCGTCACACGCGCCGTCGTCGCGGCCTCGCCGGCCAAGCTCGGCGAGTACGTGGGCCACTACGTCGGAGTCGCCGGCAACGATACGACGCGCCTCGAGATCAGCGTCACGGCGGACGGCACGATGCTCGCCTTCTACAATCAGGCGAGCAAGCGATCGGCTCCGCTCGCGCCCCTCGGCGACGACAAGTTCGTCGGGTTGGAAGGAAACGGCGCGTGGGAGTTCGAGCGCGCGGAGCGAAGCGGCGCGGTCAAGTCGTTGGCGACCGGCAACGGGCCGAATCGACGGGTCTTGCAGCGACAACCGAGCCCGCCCGCCTGA
- a CDS encoding TonB-dependent receptor plug domain-containing protein, producing the protein MRLSTALVRHSVVALSLASVFARAGSAQNAQVALSDAPRRFLSPGMQGFEDRRKSGIGQFITDSVLRAESKTRLSQLLMQHMPGIVIGDGGAYGEFPISSRVCSGMSCSTPRCYVRIFLDGTPVFDGSPQQRNSAGVNLSTFRPGDLSGIEYYAGPSGLPARYAGFNSDCGTLLFWSRDP; encoded by the coding sequence ATGAGACTGTCCACCGCACTCGTTCGCCATTCCGTCGTCGCATTATCGCTCGCTTCGGTGTTCGCGCGAGCCGGCAGTGCGCAGAACGCTCAAGTCGCGCTCAGCGATGCCCCACGTCGTTTCCTCTCGCCCGGCATGCAGGGATTCGAGGATCGTCGCAAATCGGGAATCGGCCAGTTCATCACCGACAGCGTGCTTCGCGCGGAGTCGAAGACCCGCTTGTCACAGTTGCTCATGCAACACATGCCGGGAATCGTCATCGGGGACGGCGGCGCCTACGGCGAGTTTCCGATTTCGTCGCGCGTGTGCAGCGGCATGTCGTGCAGCACGCCACGTTGCTACGTTCGCATCTTCCTCGACGGCACGCCCGTGTTCGACGGTTCGCCGCAGCAGCGCAACAGCGCTGGCGTCAACCTGTCGACGTTCCGGCCGGGAGATTTGAGCGGAATCGAGTATTACGCGGGGCCATCGGGTCTTCCCGCCCGGTATGCGGGGTTCAACTCGGACTGCGGAACATTGCTGTTCTGGTCGCGCGACCCCTGA
- a CDS encoding methyltransferase domain-containing protein — translation MTKSVDLYDNVYSDFESNAETAVRRAAFGEDIGQSSWLTADDWLRFADLAGVRDDSRVLEVGSGSGGPAVYLAAERGCHVTGVDINAHGVGNGRKLAADRGLTDRVHFETIDASRPLPFPAQTFDAVLSNDAMCHIANRLGVLRDWHRVLRRGGRMLFTDALVMTGPLSADEIATRSSIGLYIFVPPGENERLIAAAGFTLLAADDVTADAETIAGRWHDARASHRAALTAREGESNFDGLQRFLACVRTVSAERRLSRFCYSAEKA, via the coding sequence ATGACGAAGTCAGTCGACCTGTACGACAACGTTTATAGCGATTTTGAAAGCAACGCCGAAACGGCGGTGCGCCGGGCCGCGTTCGGCGAGGACATCGGTCAGAGCAGTTGGCTGACCGCCGACGATTGGCTCCGCTTCGCCGATCTGGCCGGCGTGCGAGACGACTCGCGCGTACTCGAGGTCGGAAGCGGGTCCGGCGGGCCGGCCGTGTACCTCGCGGCCGAACGCGGCTGCCATGTCACCGGCGTCGACATCAACGCACACGGCGTGGGCAACGGCCGCAAGCTTGCCGCCGACCGCGGTCTCACCGACCGCGTTCACTTCGAGACCATCGACGCGAGCCGGCCGCTTCCGTTTCCCGCCCAAACGTTCGACGCCGTGCTCTCGAACGACGCGATGTGCCACATCGCGAACCGTCTCGGCGTGCTGCGCGACTGGCATCGCGTGCTTCGCCGGGGCGGGCGCATGCTCTTCACCGATGCGCTCGTCATGACCGGCCCGCTCAGCGCCGACGAGATCGCGACGCGCAGCTCGATCGGCCTCTACATCTTCGTGCCGCCGGGAGAGAATGAGCGACTGATCGCCGCCGCCGGATTCACGCTGCTCGCCGCCGATGACGTTACCGCGGACGCCGAGACGATCGCCGGTCGGTGGCACGACGCGCGGGCGTCGCATCGCGCGGCGCTCACGGCGCGCGAAGGCGAGTCGAATTTCGACGGACTGCAGCGTTTTCTGGCGTGCGTTCGAACCGTCTCGGCCGAGCGGCGTCTTTCTCGATTCTGCTACTCGGCGGAAAAGGCCTAG